Within Thermococcus indicus, the genomic segment CCCCTCGTGGCCGAGCTCAAGGGCGCGCTGGTAAAAGGTCTCCGCCTCATCGACGTTATCCGTGACCAGCTGCTCCGCCAGCCTTATCCTCTTCCCCGGAGATACCACCTCCTCCAGCCTCTTCCTGCGCTCGGAGAAGGGTGTGTCTATCAGCCCCTCACCGTCAACGTAGAGGACATCGAAGAGGTTCAGCTCGAGGGGGATCTTCTCGATCATCTCCTCGATGTTGTACTTTCTCCTGAAACGCCTAAGCACATACTGGAAGGGCCTGGGCTTCCCACCCTCGCCGACGGCAACGAGTTCACCCTCCACGATGGCCTCTTCAGCTTTTACGCTCTCCAGGACGGCGTCAACAACCTCGGGAATTGACTTCGTCACGTTCTCCAGCCGGCGGGAGTAGATGACGACCCTGTCACCGTCCTTGTGGACCTGAACCCTGGCACCATCGTACTTAATCTCGAACGCCGCCTTTCCGCCCATCTCCACCAGAGCTTCCTTCACGTTGGCCGCGTTTTGAGCGAGCATCGGCCTTATGGGCTTGCCCACCTGAATCCGGACCCTTGAGAGGCCGTCGTTGCCCTCGAGCTTGGCCACCCTCGCAACGTAGCCGAAGTCGCTCGTGAGCATATATGCCCTCTCCACGAGCTCGGCCTTGACGCCGAAGGCGCTCGCTATGGCGTCCCTCATGAGTCCCTCCGCAACACCGGTGCGCATGGTTCCAAGGACAGTCCTGGCGAGGTACTTGCCCTCCTCCGGCTGGGCGTCCATGAAAAGGTTGGCCAGGTACTTCAGCTTCCTGTCCTGGCTTCCCTGCCCGCTGGCCTCGGCCATCTTCACGAAGGTGTCGTAAACGCGCTTTATGGTCAGCGGCTGGGAGAAGAAGCTCTTCTGCTTTTTCTTCTTCAGGGCCAGGGCAACGCTCTCACCGAGGTCGCCGGTGTCCCTCACGGAGTTCTCTATCTCGCGCTCAGGAACCCCGGTAGCCATAGAGACGGCCTTTATGAGGAGCTTCTCACCCACTCCAAGCTCCCTCTCGTCCCAGTCCGGGAAGACCTTTCCGAGAATGAGGTACGGTATTATCTCAAGGAGCTCATCGGGGGTTCTCTTTAGAAAATCGGAGACGAATCTGGTCTTAAGGGTCTTGAGGGTCGTCTTCTCCAGACGCCTGTAGAGGTCGGCCAGTTCGGCGTATTTCATCTTCACCACCTAGGGAGGAGTTAGGGGGAGGGGGATAAAAGGGTTTAGCCGACCCACCTGCCAACCTTCGGCTTTCCCTCGTGGATTCCGGTCACGTCGTAAGGCAGGTTGAGGTCGGAAAGGAGGTTTCTGGCATTTTCCACCTCATCTTTGCGGAGAAAGGCAAAGAGGCCCCTACCAAGCATTATCATGGAGCTGGGGGTGGAAATTACCCTGTCCAGCTCCCTCGCAAGTTCCAGGAGTTCCCCGCTCAGGAGGCCAGTTTTTTCAGCGAATTCTCTCGCGAGGGCCATCATTCTCTCAGGCCTCGGCTCCCGGAGGAGCCTCTCAAGGGCTCCCCTCCCCTCGCGCTCTATGGCCCTCACGACGTCTCCGTCCAGGATTTCCCTGGTTGAGAGCCTCCCCAGGGGGACGACGAGAACGCGGTAATCCTCGAAGAATAGGTTGTCAACGACGCCAACTCCGGGGCCGCCGGCCTTAACGCGAACCTCGATTCCCCCCGCGAGCTGGCCCATAACGTCCCCAAGGCCGCCCCTGTTGATGACCTCGTGCCTGTGGGCTGTCTGACCAGCTCTAAGC encodes:
- a CDS encoding ATP-dependent DNA ligase gives rise to the protein MKYAELADLYRRLEKTTLKTLKTRFVSDFLKRTPDELLEIIPYLILGKVFPDWDERELGVGEKLLIKAVSMATGVPEREIENSVRDTGDLGESVALALKKKKQKSFFSQPLTIKRVYDTFVKMAEASGQGSQDRKLKYLANLFMDAQPEEGKYLARTVLGTMRTGVAEGLMRDAIASAFGVKAELVERAYMLTSDFGYVARVAKLEGNDGLSRVRIQVGKPIRPMLAQNAANVKEALVEMGGKAAFEIKYDGARVQVHKDGDRVVIYSRRLENVTKSIPEVVDAVLESVKAEEAIVEGELVAVGEGGKPRPFQYVLRRFRRKYNIEEMIEKIPLELNLFDVLYVDGEGLIDTPFSERRKRLEEVVSPGKRIRLAEQLVTDNVDEAETFYQRALELGHEGLMAKRLDSVYEPGNRGKKWLKIKPTMEDLDLVIIGAEWGEGRRAHFLGSFLVAAFDPHSGNFVPVGKVGSGFTDEDLAEFTRMLKPLIVREEGKYVEIEPKVVIQVTYQEIQKSPKYESGFALRFPRYVALREDKSPEEADTIERIAQLYEFQERFKAKR
- a CDS encoding pantoate kinase; amino-acid sequence: MLVRTFVPAHITAFFVPIFHDDPLRAGSLGAGVNLDKGVNVFASIETGTLERHIHIAFNGEPVDRGRAIISYSVADEIVPDDFLGEVEIWQYFDFPNGHGFGNSAGGALGTALALSYAFGGTWLRAGQTAHRHEVINRGGLGDVMGQLAGGIEVRVKAGGPGVGVVDNLFFEDYRVLVVPLGRLSTREILDGDVVRAIEREGRGALERLLREPRPERMMALAREFAEKTGLLSGELLELARELDRVISTPSSMIMLGRGLFAFLRKDEVENARNLLSDLNLPYDVTGIHEGKPKVGRWVG